ACTTCCACCACGAGTTGGGCGTCCTCGCGCTCTGCACCGGCAATCCGGACCGGGCCAGGACCGAGCTGGAGACCTCGATCGGGATGCGCGGCGCGCTCGCCGACAGGTCCGGGGCCGTGGCCGGACGCCGCGCGCTCGCCCTGGTCGCGGACCGCTCCGGCGACTTCGCCCCCCTCGGCCGCACCGCGTCGGGCGACGAGGTGCCCATGGTGCGCCAGGACGCTCCGGGCACGCCGCCCGGCGGGTTCCCGGGCGCCCCCGCGTTCCTGCGGCAGCCGGCCGAGGAGCAGCCCACGGTCGTCTCCTCCCTGTCGCCCGGCCCCGCCGCGCGCAGGAGGACCGGCAGGGCCGTCCTGGGCGGCGCCCGGCGCAACCTGGCCGCCGCGGGCGCGGGCGCCGTGCTGATCGCGGTGCTCGGCACCGTCGTCACGCTCGGCGTCACCGCGGGCGACGGCGACGAGCCGGGCAGCCGCAACGTCACCACCGAGCAGACGTCCACCGAGGCCCCGACCGACGACGGCCCGCCCGCGGAGGAGCCGCAGGACGGCTCCGCCCCGGCCGGGGAGACCACCGGCGGCGAGATGTCCACGACTCCGAGCGCCTCGGACTCGGCGAGCCCGAGCACCTCCGGCTCCCCGTCCCCGAGCGCCTCCACGTCGAGCGGTACGCCGCCGGGGACGGACGACCCGACGGACGACGGGAGCAGCTCCCCGAGCGAGCCGACGCCGACGAGGACCTCGCCCCGGCCGACGGAGACCGACAGCGAGAGCCCGAGCCCCACGCCGTCCGAGTCCGAGAGCGAAACGCCGACCGAGACGCCCACCGAAGAGCCCCCGGCCCCGCCCCCGGCCCAGGGCTCCTCCTCCGCGAGCGGCCCCGTCGAGTCGGCGAGCGCCCCGGAGTCCGAAGCGGCCGTCGAGGAGTCCGAAGTGGCCGTCGACCCGGCGGTCTGAGCACGCCGGGCGGCTGAACGCACGAGGGCCGGGCGGCTCACGCTTCCGCGTGAGCCGCCCGGCCCTCGTCGACGCCGTTGCGCCGTCGTTCAGAACAGCCGCAGCTTGTCGTCCTCGATGCCCCGCATCGCGTCGTAGTCCAGGACCAGGCAGCCGATGCCGCGGTCCGTCGCCAGCACCCGGGCCTGCGGCTTGATCTCCTGGGCGGCGAAGACGCCCCGGACCGGCGCGAGGTGCGGGTCGCGGTTCAGCAGCTCCAGATAGCGCGTCAGCTGCTCCACGCCGTCGATGTCCCCGCGCCGCTTCAGTTCCACGGCCACCGTCTGCCCGTTCGCGTCCCGGCACAGGATGTCCACCGGGCCGATGGCGGTGGGGTATTCGCGGCGGATCAGCGTGTGGCCCTCGCCGAGGATCTCGATCCGGTCCGCGAGCAGCTCCTGGAGGTGCGCCTCCACGCCGTCCTTGATGAGCCCCGGGTCGACGCCCAGCTCGTACGACGAGTCGTGGAGGACTTCCTCCATCGTGATGATCAGTTTTTCGCCCGCCTTGTTCACCACGGTCCAGACGCCTTCCTCACCGTCGGCGCCCACCTTCAGGGTGCACGGCGGGGACATCCAGTTGAGCGGTTTGTACGCCCGGTCGTCGGCGTGGATGGAGACGCTTCCGTCCGCCTTCACCAGGATCAGTCGGGGGGCGGAGGGCAGGTGGGCTGTGAGCCGGCCCGCGTAGTCCACGGAGCAACGGGCGATGACGAGACGCATGGTCGGCAACGCTACTCGACGACGGGGGCTCGACGCGATTTCCCCACCCGTCGCCCCCTGCCACTCGGTGCACACCGGATCACCGCCGAGCGGGCTTGCCCCTCTTTGCGCCCCTTCGTTAATGGCCGGTTGTGTTCCCAATCTCCTGGTGCGGCCCCGACTGCGCGCTTACGGTGGAAGCAGGAGGTCGCCGTCCGTGCACGCTGCGTCGTCGCCGCCCCCCTTCCCTGCCCGTAGGGCCCCGGCCATCGCCCGGGGTCGCGAGAGGAGAACCCATGTCGCTCGACGTCTCACCGGCGCTGTTGGAACAGGCCGAGCGAGGCGAGGTCGACGAAGCCGACTTCGTCGACTGCGTCCGGACCTCCCTGCCCTTCGCATGGGAGATGATCAGCTCGTTGGTGGCTCAGCTGAAGGTCGACGGCGGACAGTTCGCCGACAACCAGACGCCGCCGCCGGACGAGCAGGCACGAGGTCAGCTGCTGCGCGCGCTCGCGAGTGATGCGATACGCGGCGCGCTCCAGCGGCACTTCGGAGTGCGTATCGCATTCCAGAACTGCCACCGCGTCGCGGTGTTCCCGCTGGACGCCTCGGTCGACGACCGACTGGCCAAGTTCACCTCGGTGAGGGGCCAGTTGCTCAACCAGTCGCCCGAACTTCGGGACTGCTGAACGCTTCTGCTGCCGTCCCGGGCCGCGGGAGGTGCACTTGGCTCCGGGGCGGCAGCTCCCGCACCACCGCACCATTTGATCCCACCGATCCCGGCTGTCGGACGCCTCCGGGGAAGCACCGGCGTGCGCGGGTCAGGTGAGCAGCGGCAGGACGTCGGCACCCAGCCGCCG
The nucleotide sequence above comes from Streptomyces sp. NBC_01116. Encoded proteins:
- the nucS gene encoding endonuclease NucS — translated: MRLVIARCSVDYAGRLTAHLPSAPRLILVKADGSVSIHADDRAYKPLNWMSPPCTLKVGADGEEGVWTVVNKAGEKLIITMEEVLHDSSYELGVDPGLIKDGVEAHLQELLADRIEILGEGHTLIRREYPTAIGPVDILCRDANGQTVAVELKRRGDIDGVEQLTRYLELLNRDPHLAPVRGVFAAQEIKPQARVLATDRGIGCLVLDYDAMRGIEDDKLRLF
- a CDS encoding SCO5389 family protein — protein: MSLDVSPALLEQAERGEVDEADFVDCVRTSLPFAWEMISSLVAQLKVDGGQFADNQTPPPDEQARGQLLRALASDAIRGALQRHFGVRIAFQNCHRVAVFPLDASVDDRLAKFTSVRGQLLNQSPELRDC